The following coding sequences are from one Canis lupus baileyi chromosome 19, mCanLup2.hap1, whole genome shotgun sequence window:
- the LOC140610226 gene encoding IQ domain-containing protein F5-like isoform X2 — translation MGPQIKNTRKEEAAMFIQAWWRGTLVRRTLLHAALRACIIQRWWKQILMKLVEKRKRLALDFYVHQEWAVVKLQSWVRMWPIRVRYCRLLHSVRIIQIYWRWHNCRTRGFIQGDYILKESQLNLQLEISLGTQACRVQQCIPLPIKE, via the exons ATGG GCCCCCAAATAAAGAACACCAGGAAAGAGGAAGCTGCCATGTTCATCCAGGCCTGGTGGCGGGGCACCCTGGTGCGCCGGACACTGTTGCATGCGGCACTCAGAGCATGTATCATTCAGCGCTGGTGGAAGCAGATCCTGATGAAGCTGGTGGAGAAGAGGAAGCGACTGGCCCTAGATTTCTATGTGCACCAAGAATGGGCAGTGGTCAAGCTGCAATCCTGGGTCCGTATGTGGCCCATACGTGTTCGTTACTGCCGTTTGCTCCACTCTGTCCGCATCATCCAAATCTATTGGCGCTGGCACAACTGCCGTACCCGTGGTTTTATTCAGGGCGATTACATCCTCAAAGAAAGTCAACTGAATCTTCAACTTGAAATCTCTTTAGGCACACAGGCTTGTAGAGTGCAACAGTGCATACCCCTTCCAATAAAGGAGTGA
- the LOC140610226 gene encoding IQ domain-containing protein F5-like isoform X1, giving the protein MCGLCQEGPQIKNTRKEEAAMFIQAWWRGTLVRRTLLHAALRACIIQRWWKQILMKLVEKRKRLALDFYVHQEWAVVKLQSWVRMWPIRVRYCRLLHSVRIIQIYWRWHNCRTRGFIQGDYILKESQLNLQLEISLGTQACRVQQCIPLPIKE; this is encoded by the exons ATGTGTGGATTGTGCCAAGAAG GCCCCCAAATAAAGAACACCAGGAAAGAGGAAGCTGCCATGTTCATCCAGGCCTGGTGGCGGGGCACCCTGGTGCGCCGGACACTGTTGCATGCGGCACTCAGAGCATGTATCATTCAGCGCTGGTGGAAGCAGATCCTGATGAAGCTGGTGGAGAAGAGGAAGCGACTGGCCCTAGATTTCTATGTGCACCAAGAATGGGCAGTGGTCAAGCTGCAATCCTGGGTCCGTATGTGGCCCATACGTGTTCGTTACTGCCGTTTGCTCCACTCTGTCCGCATCATCCAAATCTATTGGCGCTGGCACAACTGCCGTACCCGTGGTTTTATTCAGGGCGATTACATCCTCAAAGAAAGTCAACTGAATCTTCAACTTGAAATCTCTTTAGGCACACAGGCTTGTAGAGTGCAACAGTGCATACCCCTTCCAATAAAGGAGTGA
- the IQCF2 gene encoding IQ domain-containing protein F2, with translation MGIRFCTEGNLIVIVIEDVEEITELKKRRKQKLKKKSLKKKTKAATEIQAWWRGTLVRRTLLHAALSAWIIQRWWRLTLESLLQKKRKAALVTYANTERAVVKIQSLVRMWRIHWRYCQVLNAIDVIQCHWQCHNCYTCALLRGHCVVTATHLQFHIEIINP, from the exons ATGGGGATCCGATTTTGT ACTGAGGGCAATTTAATTGTAATTGTAATCGAAGATGTTGAAGAAATAACTGAACTTAAAAAGAGGCGGAAGCAGAAACTCAAG aaaaaaagtttaaagaaaaaaacaaaagcagccacagagatTCAGGCCTGGTGGCGTGGCACCCTCGTACGCAGGACACTGCTGCACGCAGCTCTCAGTGCCTGGATCATTCAGCGCTGGTGGAGGCTGACCTTGGAGAGCCTGCTGCAGAAGAAGCGAAAGGCAGCCTTGGTTACCTACGCAAATACAGAGAGGGCAGTGGTCAAGATCCAGTCTTTGGTCCGTATGTGGCGTATCCACTGGCGATACTGTCAGGTGCTCAACGCCATCGATGTCATCCAATGCCACTGGCAATGCCACAACTGCTATACCTGTGCTCTCCTCCGGGGACACTGTGTAGTCACAGCCACTCACCTCCAGTTCCACATTGAGATCATCAACCCATAA